The nucleotide window TCTGTTCTTCAAGGACATCATTCCATACATGAAAGGAGTGCTTGGTGCATAATGGTCGAGGCCAACCTGATGGGATTTGCATTTGACTTTGCACCAACAAGTGCTTGGTTGGTATGGATTTTGCCATTTGTTGCAGCGCTGATCATTCCAGCAGTAGGAAAGGCATCAAAGAGAGCAACCGGCAGTGTGGCAGTCGCATTTGCACTAATGAGTGCACTCTCTGCAGCTACTCTACTTCCAGGAGCACTAGAATCGCACGAAGTCCATGACCAAGTAAACTGGATCAGCACAATTGGAATCAAGGCCGGAGTTTTAGCTGATCCACTAGCGGTAATAATGGCAAATGTGGTTGGCTGGATTTCGTTTTTGATTATGGTGTATAGTACCGGCTACATGAAGGGCGACAAGGACATTGTAAGATTCTGGTTCTGGATGATGTTCTTTATTGGTTCAATGCAGATCATTGTTCTATCTGATAATTTGCTGATGATGTTCTTTGGATGGGAAGGCGTAGGCCTTGCATCATATGCTCTAATATCATTCTGGTATAGGGACAAACACAAGGATCACGTAGGTGTTCAGGGAAGAACAGTGCTTGGATTGCAAGAATATTATGCACCAACACATGCCGGCATGAAGGCATTCATCATGACCAAGGTAGGAGATATCATGATGCTTGCAGGAATGTTTTTGATCTTTGCGTTTGCTGGCACATTTGGATTCAGAGAACTAATGCATGATACTGCCTGGGCCACATCAATGCAGGCACAAGGCTTGCTCGTGCCAGCCGCTGTTTTACTATTTGGCGGTGCAATAGGAAAATCTGCACAATTCCCACTAAACGAATGGTTACTGGAAGCAATGACTGGCCCAACTGCAGTTTCTGCTCTTATTCACGCGGCAACAATGGTAAAGGCTGGAGTGTTCTTGGTTGCAAGAATCGGCCCGCTCTTCTTTGCGCTAGCAGCTGCCGGCTTTGCAATGGATCAGTTCTTTGAGATAATTGCATGGGTTGGAGGAATTACTGCGTTACTCTTGGCAACGCAGGGAATGGTAAACTCGGAAATCAAAAAAGTCTTGGCATATTCTACCGGTTCTCAAATTGGTTACATGATGATGGCAATGGGAATTGCAGGACTCTCACATCAGTATGTTGATGGTTATACTGCAGGATTTTTCCACTTGATATCTCATGCAATGTTCAAGGCATCACTCTTCATGGCTGCAGGCTCACTACTACATGTGGTGGGCTCTAGGTTCATGACTGACATGGGTGGTCTTCGAAAACACATGAAAAAGACATATGCATTCATGTGGGCCGCAGGCCTTGGCCTGATGGGTGCACCATTCATCACGACTGGATTTTGGAGCAAGGACGCAATCTTTGCTGCCGTGTACGAGTCTGGCAACACTTGGGCAATGCCACTATTTGCAATTGCAGTAGTTACTGCAGTGATTACATCTTTCTATACGACACGTATGATTGGAATGGTCTTCTTTGGAGACAAATCAAAACACATCGAGCACATGGAAAAGGAAGGACATCACATCCACGAGGCGAGCATGTCAATGTGGATTCCATACGGAATTTTGGCAGTTTTGACCATTGGAATTGGTGTGATTGGCCTTACCGCAGAACATGGCATACATGAATTATTCACGGAATATCTGGGCAACACATTCCACATCGAGGCAGAACATGGCGCAGAAGAAGACAACGGATTGCCATCATTTCTGGCAGGAATAAACCCAATAGCACTGATGGCGTCATTGGCCGCATTTAGCATTGGAATCATACTTGGCTATGTCTTCTATATTGGAAGATTCGTAGACCCAGTCAAATTTGTAAATTCAAACATTTTCTTTTATGCAATTCACAAAGTGATGCTAAACAGATGGTATCTCAACGCAATGGTGTACTGGTGCTTTGTAGTGGCACCATTATGGCTTGCAAGAGGAATCTGGAGATACTTTGAGAGATTCGCAATTGATCTTGGCATGAATGTTGGAATTGAAAAGTCGGTTGGCTGGGGTGCAAAGGTAGTTCAGAGAGCACAGACTGGCGTTGCACAATCTTATCTTTACGTATTTGGAGCAGGAATACTATTCATAGTATTATTCCTGTTCATATAGGGTGATTCGATGATAGAGATTACTTCAACTCCAATAATTTTGATTGCGATTCTTGGTACAATAGGAATGATCCTGCCAGTGATAAGTGTAGTCAGAAAGGAAAAAGGCTCCAACTCTTTCTATGCGGCAATTGCATTTGGCGCACTAGTTGTATCGATTGGATATGTTGGCTATGAGATATTCACAAACCAGCTTCCACCGGCAGCAGTCTTCTCAGGAGATGTTCTGGCAAATGACTCCTTTAGCGGACTATTTGCAATTGCAATGTTGATTGTGGCAATCCTTACCACTGCTGGCTCGTTTAATTTCATGCGCAATCAGGCGCACTCACCAGTGTACTATTCGCTGATTTTACTATCCACAATAGGAATGGTCCTAGTCGCATACTCGACTGACCTTGTCATGTTGTTTGTTGCGTGGGAGCTAATGTCAATTCCG belongs to Candidatus Nitrosotenuis cloacae and includes:
- a CDS encoding NADH-quinone oxidoreductase subunit L; its protein translation is MVEANLMGFAFDFAPTSAWLVWILPFVAALIIPAVGKASKRATGSVAVAFALMSALSAATLLPGALESHEVHDQVNWISTIGIKAGVLADPLAVIMANVVGWISFLIMVYSTGYMKGDKDIVRFWFWMMFFIGSMQIIVLSDNLLMMFFGWEGVGLASYALISFWYRDKHKDHVGVQGRTVLGLQEYYAPTHAGMKAFIMTKVGDIMMLAGMFLIFAFAGTFGFRELMHDTAWATSMQAQGLLVPAAVLLFGGAIGKSAQFPLNEWLLEAMTGPTAVSALIHAATMVKAGVFLVARIGPLFFALAAAGFAMDQFFEIIAWVGGITALLLATQGMVNSEIKKVLAYSTGSQIGYMMMAMGIAGLSHQYVDGYTAGFFHLISHAMFKASLFMAAGSLLHVVGSRFMTDMGGLRKHMKKTYAFMWAAGLGLMGAPFITTGFWSKDAIFAAVYESGNTWAMPLFAIAVVTAVITSFYTTRMIGMVFFGDKSKHIEHMEKEGHHIHEASMSMWIPYGILAVLTIGIGVIGLTAEHGIHELFTEYLGNTFHIEAEHGAEEDNGLPSFLAGINPIALMASLAAFSIGIILGYVFYIGRFVDPVKFVNSNIFFYAIHKVMLNRWYLNAMVYWCFVVAPLWLARGIWRYFERFAIDLGMNVGIEKSVGWGAKVVQRAQTGVAQSYLYVFGAGILFIVLFLFI